The Anopheles gambiae chromosome 2, idAnoGambNW_F1_1, whole genome shotgun sequence genomic sequence agaggaaatgagaaagctctcctccaagcgatgaagctcaactggttggggtatcccaccaacagagagcgccaccagctttttcgctatttttagaatgcatgagtcgtttgccgtctgctaaacgaagtctttctatattccgtttaggaagagaacttgagtcgtttagaagtcttttagtggtcgtttagtggatttgtggcacttgggtcctccaagcgatgaagctcaactggttggggtatcccatcaacagagagcgccaccagcttttttgctatttttagaatgcatgagtcgtttgccgtctgctaaacgaagtctttctatattccgtttaggttgggagcttgagtcgtttaggatccgtttagtggtcgttcagtggatttgtggcacttgggatgtccaatttgaaaatgaaatctGAAAAATtcattctctttgtctgtcgggtaaGCTTTAACCGCTGACAGTGAGATTCAAATTcatatttaaatgattttctttgacgAGAAATTTTCGGAATCCAcgcaactgacattttctacttattatgaacattaaattttaacggataaaaAGTGCCAAAtaaacgtgcatcagcgcgTTAAGTAACAAATGTGGTTAACAATCCTTGAAATagcatcccaagcgccacagattaagcttaaacgactgaaaaatcaaatatctgtgattttcggtaggataaatggaaaatcggtagttttagggcggtcatctgtgaatcggtaggcatataaaaaatcggtaggaatacagataaatcggtatttctggtcactctggcgGTCTCTTTCTTTGCCGACCTAGCCGTCATCAGCAGATTCAGTGACGAAAgatttttacaacaaacaagcagcagcaataatGGCGGAGAATAGAGCTAGTGGGAAAAAGATCACCATTATGGTGAAAACACCCAAAGATAGAAAATCGATAGAGATCGAAGATGATGCAGAAATTAAAGATGTAAGTGATTCAGTAGCGACACAAGTGAATTTCCGAACAAGCGATCGCCGCTCGTGATGGCGGGCGTGTTGACCACAATCTGCAAGCGTCGTACGATGGTGTGGCGTTAAGTGATTCGAGAATTTTCTCCACCTTCGAATCAGACAGTGCGTTGCGGCAGGTTTGCCGGTTTATGAATTTTCTAAATCGATAGAGTATTTATCGTTTTATCGTTACTCCCTGCGATGGTGCAAATGTGTGTGGCCGACGACAAAATGTTGGGCATTTTTGGGTTCGTGCGGAGTGACTCggaaaaatcgaacaaaaacaTGGCACATGGgtgtcagtgtgtgcgtgtgctctcTGGTTTGCCATTCGCTGGAGCGCGGCTATTGcctcactcacacatacacgcacaagCTGATGTGAATTGCTTAATTGAATATAATCCGCACAGAGGGGGGAATCTCTGGCAGAGCAGTGTTTCACGAACGAGTGAATGATGCAATTCGaaaatgatgttgattttACTCTCTCCCCTTTCAGCTCAAGGCCATTGTCGCGGAGAAGTTTGAGACCAACCCGGAgctggtgtgtttgattttcgctGGTAAGATCATGAAGGACACCGACACGCTCAAGACACACAACATCAAGGAGGGTTTGACGGTGTACCTGGTCATAAAGGCGGCCCCCCGTGCGGATGCGGAGAGTGCGCGGCGAGCGCCGGCGGATGTGTCGCAAACGCCGTTCGGATTGAATCAGCTCGGCGGTCTCGCCGGACTCAGTGCGCTCGGCGGCAATCAGACCAACTTCATGGATTTGCAGTCCCGCATGCAgcacgagctgctcgacaacccCGACTTGATGCGCACGGTGCTGGACAACCCGCTCGTGCAGCAGATGATGAACAACCCGGACACGATGCGCCAGATACTGACCTCGAATCCGCAGATGCAGGAGCTGATGCAACGCAATCCGGAAATTTCGCACATGCTGAACAACCCGGAACTGCTGCGACAGACGATGGAATTGGCCCGCAATCCGTCGATGTTGCAGGAGCTGATGCGTTCGCATGATCGTGCCATTTCCAATCTGGAGAGCGTGCCGGGCGGATACAGTGCACTGCAGCGAATCTATCGCGACATCCAGGAGCCGATGATGAATGCCACCTTCCGCAATCCGTACTCCGGGACCTCCGAGTCGGGCAGCACTAGTGGAGGCGGTGCCAATCCGCAGCAGGGCACCGAAAACAGAAGCCCACTGCCGAATCCGTGGAGCAGCGCTAGCAGCGGCACCGGCAGTGGCAACCGTGGGGCAGCCGGAACCGGCAGTGCTGGCACGGATGCTGCCGGAACTCCGCTCGGACTGCTCAACACACCGGCCATGCAGAGCTTGCTGCAGCAGATGAGCGAGAACCCATCCATTATGTCGAATATGCTGAATTCGCCGGCTACCCGCAGCATGATGGAGGCGTTGGCCGCCGATCCGGCCATGGCCGCGAACTTGATGAGCCAAAATCCGCTGCTGGCCAACAGCCCCGGTCTGCAGGATCAGTTGCGCACGATGATGCCCCAGCTGATGCGGCAGATGCAAAACCCGGAAGTGCAGCAAATGGTCACCAATCCGCAGGCACTGAATGCGATCCTGCAGATTCAGCAAGGAATGGAACAGTTGCGCTCGGCCGCGCCCGGCTTAATGAGCACGATGGGCATTCCGCCGATGCCGGGTGCACCGCCGCCAACTACCGGCTCGGGCGGTACGGGTGCCACGAACACGGCCAGCGCGGCTACCACCGCAACGGGTGGCGCCGGTGCACAGGCGTCGAACAACGATGCGCTGTTTTCGGAGTTTATGTCCCGCATGATCAACGGGATGGCATCGGGTACGGCTGATACGAACATTCCACCGGAGGAGCGCTACCGGGCGCAGCTGGAACAACTGACGGCGATGGGATTTGTTAACCGTGAAGCTAACCTGCAGGCCCTGATTGCTTCCTTCGGCGACATCAATGCGGCGATCGAGCGATTGCTTGCGCTTGGCCAGCTGTCGCTAAGCTAACAATGTGCGCCCCTCAACTGAACCGGTGAGCGAAACGACTAGGGGAACGACCTTTGCTAACACGTTGCTTCAATATTTTTGTGTCCGATTTGTATCGTTTTGAGTGGGGGGAGGGGTCCATTCTTCCCTTTGAGGGAGGGAAGGAAAAGGAAGGGCACCACACTTTGGATCCGTACGCCGTTGTGTGCAATACACCTGGCCCACGCCGTGCAAGATGTGTTTGTGCACACCAGGAATAGTAATCTTTGCATAATATCGTAAGCAACATTGAACAGCAGGAGCGAGAGCATGCACgagcattttcattttcttttttgttttcctcttctATTACATCTGGTAAAGGATATATATATGTTTCCAATCGAATCGGATCGGAGAAAAATGGGTAGTAATTATTGAACAGAGACAATGATGGAAAACAGGACATAAATTAGATattctttataaaaaaaaacacctagCACACAATTCATTTTCCGCAGCACTTGTTAGCGGATCGTGACGCTTAGCGTTTCTGTTTGTATCCTTCATCTGCTGATAGATGATACTCACCGAACGGCATCTGCTTTAAGCGTAATGAGCAACAATGTCCTGTCCTTTTTTGACGataaaatttcctttttttgataaatgtcCCAATTTAAGCAATGTGTCGAAATTAGAAACTGACTACAAAGAACTCTAGGATCACCCGTAGTACCGTCAATGTTTGCCTGCAATGTGCGCCGTTTAATCGCATCTTTGTATTCGGCCAGTGTTTCTCCATACGGCGGATGGTGAACACGTTGTACTATGGTTATGTTTTATTGTACTACAAGTGGGGATAAAACGGAATGTAGCAAAATATGGTGGTTGTATGGTAGTGAGAAGGGTGAATTAATAGTGGataatgattgaaaaaaaagaacatagcAATTTGGATTAGCAACAAACTCCTAGTTCCAGAATGCTATCAAAATAAGTcgctacaaaaaaaataataacacacCTACCCACACCTCCTCCTGTTCTTCGTCGTTATTCAAtgtaaaacaatgcaaaacatgcagttaaacacaaacacatttagAACACGCCTCTGGAATCTGGGCGCGTACAGCGCGCGCTGCGCACACAACAATACACTTTTATCTTGCTCTGACTCTTGAAACACGAATAGAAAATttaacgaaataaaaatgcCAGCGAAAGATGGACAGCAAAATCAATAGATTCGAAATGATATaagatgtgtatgtgtgtgcgtgtttgtggaTAGCGAATGCAaagctgctactgctgtgtCTACTTTCTCCCATCCATACCAGCGTCGATGGATAGATATAcctatatacatatacatacagTACTAGTATATTCAATAAAAAGTTAAACCAACTGCACGGTGCAAGTAATTATATGTTTGTGGTCCCTTCTTTCATTTGTATTAATTGTAATCGTCAGTTACTAGTATATTGCCactatttttaaactttttaaatttccACCCTGTTGATTATTTAACAATTatattgtgtgttttatttcaatttgaatCAACTAACTTTTGCTTCGTACGGTTGTTTCCACTAAAATTACCTTCCAAACTGAATACGTCCCAATGCAGCATAATGTGTGCCAGGCACTGTGTAACGCCTAACGCTTCGACGCGTTACGCATTTGAATTGCACTAGCACTGTCAAACTCATGTGCAGTTTCGAAcagaatgtaaacaaaacactacCAGTTTCAACGCTGCCACACTTTGCCATTTGTATCCGACAAAACAAAAGACGATGGCATCGACCGAACCATCGAACCAGCGACCGGACCCCTTTCAAGGTATGCACATTGCGGACACGGACTTTCTGATGAGTGTGGAGGGTCGAAGCTCCTGCACTGTCTGTGGGAAGTCGCGCAAGTTTTTCTGCTACACCTGCTATGTCCCAGTCCCGGAAATAGCAGCCCGTGTACCGCGCATTTCCCTGCCAGTAAAAATCGATGTCATAAAGCATAGGAACGAAATTGATGGCAAAAGTACGGCGGTGCACGCTGCCATCCTGGCGCCGGATGATGTTAAAATCTACACGTACCCCGACATCCCGGACTATCGCGAGGAGAGCGGTGTGGTGTTGATATTTCCCACACCGACCGCGCTCACCGTGGCCAGCTTGTTTAGTGGCGAAACGTACCAGATGAAAGAGAACTACGGTCTTCCCAAAGGATACCATATGGGCACGCTGTTGCGCTTCCGGCTGAACGACATCGTGGATACACCGTTGCACCCCCGGGAGACGACTGATGAGCGGAATGGCGGTGCAGCGGATTGCGACGGTGAGAGTTTCCCGGTAAAGCGAGCCGTATTCATCGACAGCACCTGGAGCCAGTGTCGGGGCATTTACAAGGATGAGCGGCTGTCGGGTTTGCGCACCGTTGTGATACAGAACCGAATTTCCCAATTCTGGCGCCATCAGCGCAACAGTCCACGATGGTTTCTTGCCACGGTCGAAGCCATCCATCAGTTCGTGCTGGAGGTGCACATTGCTGCCTGGGGTCTGGACAGTCGATATCGGGGCTTGGAGCACATTCACCTGAACATGGAGCAGATTCCGAAGGAGCGTATTATGCATCCCGGTGAGATGAACCCGGACGAAGTACCGCCGTACAACGGGCAGTACGACAATGTGTTGTTCTTCTTTCGGCATATGTACAATTTGATACATAAATATTACGACCACGAAAAGCTTAAAGCGTACAAGCGGCCGCTGTATTAGAAGCGTAATTCattgcgaaaaaaaagaagcagaaaaaacgcTACTCACACGTTCTAAGACAAATAGATGAATACAAGTCCAACATAGTTGTTTTTATTAGTAGTAGTTTCAGCCCTTCAGCACATCATCGgaattattagtttttctttttcttcttcgtttcgTCTCCTGCACTTTGCGCAGTCTGAGAATCGGGACGGGGCTTTTGCCAGTTCAGTGGCTTCTTGCGATAAATTGGCCACGGTGGAATGGTGAGCTGTACGCGGGCGAACCAGATGAAGATTGTAAAACAGAATATTGCTTTTACCGAAAAGAATACCGTTGGTGCTACTTACAATTGAGGCGAGCAAAACTCCGGCAATCAGAATGTACACCGTTTGCGAAAACTGCTGGATAATGTAGCCCCACACTAGACCGACGGTTCCGAACAGGGTTATGATGATGCGGGAAAGCTTTTCGGCCCTACCCTGACCCTCAAAGTCCTGAAAAGTAACAGATGCGTAGTAGTGCGAGCTTCCATTAGCGTAGCCCAATCGATATTTACCATATGTGTTTGGATATTCAGCATTTTTAACTTTTTGCGGCTTGTGAATTAAATTGCCAAGTGTacatcaacaaaacaacacgtcAGAGACCTTTTGGGACAGTGACAGGGGCAGTCTAGTTTGGCGAGAATGACACTATTCAAATATCCAGGCTGGGCCACACGcgtttcgtttgtcaaatggaaaatatatataatttaGCAAAAAAGTTATCTCAAAATCATTCCACGTgcaattatttacaaaaaaaaagttacaaatgCTGCATCAAACTAAAAATCACACCCAAAAGGGTAAATTTAATTCATAACgtttagtttttcttttcgagCCACTGATTGTCAAGGAACGCATGCCGTATGTCAATCATCGTCAATGAGCCAACCGCACACATTCTCGAGCGATCCCGCACATGATAAAAGCAAGCGCGGCCGagagataaaaagaaaacaaaaacaactcaTCTGCCGCAACGGTCGCAATTTCCCCGCACCGATTgtgttacatttttttgttgcactttGTACATTCATTACATTTTCCGTTTCCTTCTGTAAGCCGTAGCTCCTGTTTAGTGCCATTTAATTGTTGTCCGTGTGCTTTGTTCTGTACTATACGGATTAGTTAAATTATCGTGACTTattttgaacctttttttgGGTTTGCCGTTTCGGTTTCGTGTGCAATTCAGTTCCGCATTTTGTAGCTGTGTAGTGtgtgtaaaataaacaatgtCAAAACCGAACGTTCTAGTCCTTGGAGGTAATTTACTGGGGAATTAATCCTGGAACGTGGTGGCCCAAAGGTGCGGGGGTGTGAAGCAACAATCTCGTTGCGCAACAACACTTCCTGCAATCCGGACTGCCGACCGCTCATAATTAAGTTAATGTCACATAATTGCTACCCGTGATCGATATTCTGCGCAGCCTGCGTTCGCAAGACCGCGCTGCTGTCGGTAGACTCGTTTTCCCTCTACCGCAAAGCCGGTTCCGAAGCGATAATCACGGTTCAATGCCATCACCGCGCTGTGCCGTCGATCAATCTCTGATCTTCTGCTTCGAGTGATTCGCTTTTAAAGaacgttttgctttctttctttgtttcatATCCCTCTGCCCACCGCAACATGCAGGATGCGGATTTATTGGACGGCATCTAGTGGATCATCTGGTTGCGAATGATCTAGCGGGACGCATTAAAGTGGTCGATAAGACGCCGCCACTAATGGCGTGGCTTAACAGCCGACACACGCAAGCATTCGCGGACGCACGGGTCGAGTTTGCGAGTGCCAATTTGATCAATCCAACCTCGTGCCAAAATGCGTTCCGTATGCAGGAGGAAGGAgtagaggaggaggagaagaagcagGCGCAAACGGTCGGCGGAAGTTGGGACTATGTGATAAACTGTGCGGCCGAAACGAAACCCGGCCAAACGGATCCCGTCTACCAGGAGGGTATACTGAAGCTAAGCTTAAACTGTGCAACAGAGGCTGTGAAGTGTAAGGCTAAGCGCTACCTTGAACTGAGCACTGGCAGTATGTGCTCCGACGAGAAGGTGCCGCAAAAGGAGGACTGCCCCATCGAGCCCTGGACGATGGTGGGCAAGTACAAGGCGAAGGTCGAGCAGGAGCTTATCGCCATAAAGGATTTGCCTTACACCATATTGAGACTGCCGATATGCTATGGCGTAGGAGACCGGAAAGGGCTGAGTACGTGCCTGGAGCGTTTGATTCGAAGCGCCAGTAGCAACGCGCTCCACACAACCGTTCGATTGCATTTCAATCGTttacgtttcgtttcgtttcgtttcagcACCGCGCATTATTATAGCCGGGATTTACAAGCATCTCGGGGAAACGATGAAGCTACTCTGGACCGGCACGATGAAGATGAACGTGGTGCACGTGGAGGACGTGTGCGGCAGCATTTGGGAGCTGCTGCAAACCGATCGCACGCTGCACGACACGATCAACGTGTGCGATGACAGTGACGCTACCCAGGGACTGATCAGCGAGCTGCTAGCCGATATGTTCGCCATCAAGATCGATTACTGGGGCGTTACGATGTCCAATATGACGAAGCTCGACATGGCGGGTGCTATCGAGGAGATTAACGACCGTCACCTTGGACCGTGGGCCGAGCTGTGCCAGCGGGACGGTGTGCAAAATACACCGCTCACGCCGTACATGGACCAGGAGCTGCTCTTTCAGAAGCATCTGCATCTGAGCAACGAGAAGCTTAAATCGTACGGGTACAAGCTGCGCCGTCCCCGGATCACGAGGGAACTGCTAGAGGAGATAGTGCAGGATTTCATCGATATGGGCCATTTTCCGCGCACCTTACTTGGCTGAGGCGTATTTACTATTCGTTTGCTCGTACGTTTGCAGCAGTTCCACTAGCGCTTGGCCAGCGCATCCATTATATACGTATTCTTATCTGTTATACATACACTAGTACGATCTCGTGGTGGATTTGGCGTCACGTCCAAACAAAGCAGCATTCAGAATCCTACGAAAGAGAAAGGTAGGGAGAAAAGACTAGATAACGTAAATTGTACACTAATGATGGGAAAGTCATACCTTAACGCCAAGCGTACACAATGAGGTGCTACAGACAGCGATCGATGTACCAGACAACTTCCCCCAGATGATCTCCGGCACCGCGATCTTAATGGAAGTGTACTTCTCTTTTTATCACCATTCCAATCGGTGCTACGAGTGTGATTATCACTAGCTTAACTAAAGCGACGACGATGGAACAAAATTGATTCAATATTAGATAACTTGTACGCGTGTGTTAGTAGAAACTGCATTATTTGTGGAAATTTAATCTACGGATTGTATTATattgcgtttttgtttgaagtGTACCATGTGCCTAAAATTTTATCATAAAAGTTGCAAAAGCGCATAGCGGTCGCGGCGATTATATTTGACTCAATAAAGTATACATGCCTGCATACACTTACACATTTCGCTTTCCATTTCGGCATTGAAATCAGACTCTCTTCGAAGCATTGTGAATATCTTTCAGATAGAGTTCTTCTTTATTCGTAGCACATTAGTTAGAGATAATCTGTCGCCACCAATCGGCGTTTAGAGTTCCTTCCCGTGTTTCGGTATGGTTCTTTTATCGATATTTTTTAGTGAACTTGTGAAAATGACACCGATGCAAAGATTTTAATCCAGAAAAGCGTCATTTAGCATCGTCGTGTACACACGACACACTATTTTGGAGAGATTCGTGGTGTTTAGTCTCAAGAGCGTTATcaatgaacaacaaaaactactGTGCATGTGGTGCATCCTCGATGCATTGAGTGCATGAAACGTACAAACGCATGGGGGGACACAGAGACAATGGCATTGCGAGCCGCGCAGGTAATATGATGCAGCATCATACAATTCCCTTAACGGTCATGTGATTCGACTGCTTTCATTTAGTAGTCCCTCTCGCACACCACAATCATGCACGTAAGTGTAAGGACACGCCATATGCAATTGTGCTGATGGTTCATGATGATCCACGCTCCTTGACGATCCACGGAAGGATGTTGTATAAATATGTCTCGAATCTTACGCACTCCTTTGTAAGTAAATTTACTCCTAACCTAAGAAACTGTTCAAACGTGAAAATATGGCTCTTGCACTGATGCATACGATGATGCAGCTAaatggatggtggtggttttgcttATGATTTTGTTATGTTGGGAATTGAAATTAGCatgcgatgatgatgctacTAAAAGTTCACTTAATGCAGATTACGCTAATCGGAGAGCCATTGAACAATGTGTTAGTACGTTGGTGGTTTTAGCAAAAGGTTGAAAGAAAATGAACGGAAGAGAGATGTATCCTTCGCGTTATCCTGCACATAAACATTGGGTTAAGAACTATGTTAACAAACTTGCAATCCATTCATAAGTTGATGTTGATTCGAACATGCGTAAGTACGAATAACGCGTCATCTTGTCTAGTTTTTGGTATGCATTTTGCGCAATTGTTTCATAATAGAATAGATGAATTGATACCAAAAACATCCACTTTTTAGTAAAAGATGTTAACAGtagtttcctttcttttgtttcattatgaACTTTCCTATggtttggattttttgtttgctaattGATGCCATTCTATTGAAAACAATGTTTGCTGCCTGCCACTGATTGTATTTTGTCTTTGTTTGTATTATAAAAAGCATTCTTCACAATTGTATGACGCA encodes the following:
- the LOC1274444 gene encoding ubiquilin-1 — encoded protein: MAENRASGKKITIMVKTPKDRKSIEIEDDAEIKDLKAIVAEKFETNPELVCLIFAGKIMKDTDTLKTHNIKEGLTVYLVIKAAPRADAESARRAPADVSQTPFGLNQLGGLAGLSALGGNQTNFMDLQSRMQHELLDNPDLMRTVLDNPLVQQMMNNPDTMRQILTSNPQMQELMQRNPEISHMLNNPELLRQTMELARNPSMLQELMRSHDRAISNLESVPGGYSALQRIYRDIQEPMMNATFRNPYSGTSESGSTSGGGANPQQGTENRSPLPNPWSSASSGTGSGNRGAAGTGSAGTDAAGTPLGLLNTPAMQSLLQQMSENPSIMSNMLNSPATRSMMEALAADPAMAANLMSQNPLLANSPGLQDQLRTMMPQLMRQMQNPEVQQMVTNPQALNAILQIQQGMEQLRSAAPGLMSTMGIPPMPGAPPPTTGSGGTGATNTASAATTATGGAGAQASNNDALFSEFMSRMINGMASGTADTNIPPEERYRAQLEQLTAMGFVNREANLQALIASFGDINAAIERLLALGQLSLS
- the LOC1274445 gene encoding tRNA-uridine aminocarboxypropyltransferase 1 — encoded protein: MASTEPSNQRPDPFQGMHIADTDFLMSVEGRSSCTVCGKSRKFFCYTCYVPVPEIAARVPRISLPVKIDVIKHRNEIDGKSTAVHAAILAPDDVKIYTYPDIPDYREESGVVLIFPTPTALTVASLFSGETYQMKENYGLPKGYHMGTLLRFRLNDIVDTPLHPRETTDERNGGAADCDGESFPVKRAVFIDSTWSQCRGIYKDERLSGLRTVVIQNRISQFWRHQRNSPRWFLATVEAIHQFVLEVHIAAWGLDSRYRGLEHIHLNMEQIPKERIMHPGEMNPDEVPPYNGQYDNVLFFFRHMYNLIHKYYDHEKLKAYKRPLY
- the LOC1274446 gene encoding signal peptidase complex subunit 1 encodes the protein MLNIQTHMDFEGQGRAEKLSRIIITLFGTVGLVWGYIIQQFSQTVYILIAGVLLASILTIPPWPIYRKKPLNWQKPRPDSQTAQSAGDETKKKKKN
- the LOC1274447 gene encoding uncharacterized protein LOC1274447, which produces MSKPNVLVLGGCGFIGRHLVDHLVANDLAGRIKVVDKTPPLMAWLNSRHTQAFADARVEFASANLINPTSCQNAFRMQEEGVEEEEKKQAQTVGGSWDYVINCAAETKPGQTDPVYQEGILKLSLNCATEAVKCKAKRYLELSTGSMCSDEKVPQKEDCPIEPWTMVGKYKAKVEQELIAIKDLPYTILRLPICYGVGDRKGLTPRIIIAGIYKHLGETMKLLWTGTMKMNVVHVEDVCGSIWELLQTDRTLHDTINVCDDSDATQGLISELLADMFAIKIDYWGVTMSNMTKLDMAGAIEEINDRHLGPWAELCQRDGVQNTPLTPYMDQELLFQKHLHLSNEKLKSYGYKLRRPRITRELLEEIVQDFIDMGHFPRTLLG